Proteins encoded together in one Coffea arabica cultivar ET-39 chromosome 2c, Coffea Arabica ET-39 HiFi, whole genome shotgun sequence window:
- the LOC113725748 gene encoding protein BTR1-like isoform X2 yields the protein MSMEGADSGFAASADGSQNQSPSPRKSPPSPTDHEEKTTHIKFLLSNAEAGSVIGKGGSTINDFQTQSGARIQLSRNFEFFPGTSDRIVMVSGLIDDVLKAVDLILSKLLDEFYVEEGGEDPRFKVRLVVPNGCCGGIIGKGGSIIKSLIEDSHAGIKISPLDNSYPGLYDRLVTVNGTLREQMRAIELILLKLAEDLHYVQSVSAPFPYPVVGYNGMNYASNGVGGKFQNARSQNKEERSNSVTIGVADEHIGLVVGRGGRNIFEISQLSGARIKISERGDFMSGTSDRKVTITGTQRAIRAAEAMISRKVSPVSER from the exons ATCATGAAGAGAAGACAACTCACATTAAGTTTCTTCTGTCAAATGCTGAAGCTGGGTCTGTCATAGGGAAAGGTGGCTCAACCATAAATGATTTCCAGACGCAGTCTGGAGCACGAATTCAACTATCAcgcaattttgaattttttcctgGGACATCCGATAGGATTGTTATGGTATCTggattaattgatgatgttctcAAGGCAGTCGATCTTATCCTGTCTAAATTGCTGGATGAG TTTTATGTTGAAGAAGGCGGAGAAGATCCCCGATTTAAAGTTAGGCTGGTTGTTCCAAATGGCTGTTGTGGTGGAATAATTGGAAAGGGAGGCTCTATTATAAA GTCACTTATTGAAGATTCTCATGCCGGCATCAAAATATCCCCTCTAGATAATAGTTACCCTGGCCTATATGATAGGCTAGTAACAGTAAATGGCACTCTAAGGGAACAGATGCGGGCGATTGAGTTGATTCTGTTGAAGTTGGCAGAAGACCTCCATTATGTACAATCTGTCAGTGCACCATTTCCGTATCCAG TAGTAGGCTACAATGGAATGAACTATGCATCAAATGGAGTTGGAGGGAAATTTCAGAATGCCAGGTCTCAGAATAAG GAGGAGAGGAGTAATTCTGTAACAATTGGTGTTGCAGATGAGCATATAGGGTTAGTTGTTGGCAGGggtggaaggaatatttttgaaattagTCAG CTTAGCGGGGCAAGAATTAAAATTTCTGAAAGGGGTGATTTCATGTCTGGGACATCTGATAG GAAAGTTACTATCACGGGAACCCAAAGAGCTATCCGTGCGGCTGAGGCTATGATATCTCGAAAGGTATCACCAGTCTCTGAGAGGTGA
- the LOC113725748 gene encoding protein BTR1-like isoform X1, whose product MSMEGADSGFAASADGSQNQSPSPRKSPPSPTDHEEKTTHIKFLLSNAEAGSVIGKGGSTINDFQTQSGARIQLSRNFEFFPGTSDRIVMVSGLIDDVLKAVDLILSKLLDEFYVEEGGEDPRFKVRLVVPNGCCGGIIGKGGSIIKSLIEDSHAGIKISPLDNSYPGLYDRLVTVNGTLREQMRAIELILLKLAEDLHYVQSVSAPFPYPVVGYNGMNYASNGVGGKFQNARSQNKQEERSNSVTIGVADEHIGLVVGRGGRNIFEISQLSGARIKISERGDFMSGTSDRKVTITGTQRAIRAAEAMISRKVSPVSER is encoded by the exons ATCATGAAGAGAAGACAACTCACATTAAGTTTCTTCTGTCAAATGCTGAAGCTGGGTCTGTCATAGGGAAAGGTGGCTCAACCATAAATGATTTCCAGACGCAGTCTGGAGCACGAATTCAACTATCAcgcaattttgaattttttcctgGGACATCCGATAGGATTGTTATGGTATCTggattaattgatgatgttctcAAGGCAGTCGATCTTATCCTGTCTAAATTGCTGGATGAG TTTTATGTTGAAGAAGGCGGAGAAGATCCCCGATTTAAAGTTAGGCTGGTTGTTCCAAATGGCTGTTGTGGTGGAATAATTGGAAAGGGAGGCTCTATTATAAA GTCACTTATTGAAGATTCTCATGCCGGCATCAAAATATCCCCTCTAGATAATAGTTACCCTGGCCTATATGATAGGCTAGTAACAGTAAATGGCACTCTAAGGGAACAGATGCGGGCGATTGAGTTGATTCTGTTGAAGTTGGCAGAAGACCTCCATTATGTACAATCTGTCAGTGCACCATTTCCGTATCCAG TAGTAGGCTACAATGGAATGAACTATGCATCAAATGGAGTTGGAGGGAAATTTCAGAATGCCAGGTCTCAGAATAAG CAGGAGGAGAGGAGTAATTCTGTAACAATTGGTGTTGCAGATGAGCATATAGGGTTAGTTGTTGGCAGGggtggaaggaatatttttgaaattagTCAG CTTAGCGGGGCAAGAATTAAAATTTCTGAAAGGGGTGATTTCATGTCTGGGACATCTGATAG GAAAGTTACTATCACGGGAACCCAAAGAGCTATCCGTGCGGCTGAGGCTATGATATCTCGAAAGGTATCACCAGTCTCTGAGAGGTGA
- the LOC113725748 gene encoding protein BTR1-like isoform X3, protein MSMEGADSGFAASADGSQNQSPSPRKSPPSPTDHEEKTTHIKFLLSNAEAGSVIGKGGSTINDFQTQSGARIQLSRNFEFFPGTSDRIVMVSGLIDDVLKAVDLILSKLLDEFYVEEGGEDPRFKVRLVVPNGCCGGIIGKGGSIIKSLIEDSHAGIKISPLDNSYPGLYDRLVTVNGTLREQMRAIELILLKLAEDLHYVQSVSAPFPYPVGYNGMNYASNGVGGKFQNARSQNKQEERSNSVTIGVADEHIGLVVGRGGRNIFEISQLSGARIKISERGDFMSGTSDRKVTITGTQRAIRAAEAMISRKVSPVSER, encoded by the exons ATCATGAAGAGAAGACAACTCACATTAAGTTTCTTCTGTCAAATGCTGAAGCTGGGTCTGTCATAGGGAAAGGTGGCTCAACCATAAATGATTTCCAGACGCAGTCTGGAGCACGAATTCAACTATCAcgcaattttgaattttttcctgGGACATCCGATAGGATTGTTATGGTATCTggattaattgatgatgttctcAAGGCAGTCGATCTTATCCTGTCTAAATTGCTGGATGAG TTTTATGTTGAAGAAGGCGGAGAAGATCCCCGATTTAAAGTTAGGCTGGTTGTTCCAAATGGCTGTTGTGGTGGAATAATTGGAAAGGGAGGCTCTATTATAAA GTCACTTATTGAAGATTCTCATGCCGGCATCAAAATATCCCCTCTAGATAATAGTTACCCTGGCCTATATGATAGGCTAGTAACAGTAAATGGCACTCTAAGGGAACAGATGCGGGCGATTGAGTTGATTCTGTTGAAGTTGGCAGAAGACCTCCATTATGTACAATCTGTCAGTGCACCATTTCCGTATCCAG TAGGCTACAATGGAATGAACTATGCATCAAATGGAGTTGGAGGGAAATTTCAGAATGCCAGGTCTCAGAATAAG CAGGAGGAGAGGAGTAATTCTGTAACAATTGGTGTTGCAGATGAGCATATAGGGTTAGTTGTTGGCAGGggtggaaggaatatttttgaaattagTCAG CTTAGCGGGGCAAGAATTAAAATTTCTGAAAGGGGTGATTTCATGTCTGGGACATCTGATAG GAAAGTTACTATCACGGGAACCCAAAGAGCTATCCGTGCGGCTGAGGCTATGATATCTCGAAAGGTATCACCAGTCTCTGAGAGGTGA
- the LOC113725748 gene encoding protein BTR1-like isoform X4 — translation MSMEGADSGFAASADGSQNQSPSPRKSPPSPTDHEEKTTHIKFLLSNAEAGSVIGKGGSTINDFQTQSGARIQLSRNFEFFPGTSDRIVMVSGLIDDVLKAVDLILSKLLDEFYVEEGGEDPRFKVRLVVPNGCCGGIIGKGGSIIKSLIEDSHAGIKISPLDNSYPGLYDRLVTVNGTLREQMRAIELILLKLAEDLHYVQSVSAPFPYPVGYNGMNYASNGVGGKFQNARSQNKEERSNSVTIGVADEHIGLVVGRGGRNIFEISQLSGARIKISERGDFMSGTSDRKVTITGTQRAIRAAEAMISRKVSPVSER, via the exons ATCATGAAGAGAAGACAACTCACATTAAGTTTCTTCTGTCAAATGCTGAAGCTGGGTCTGTCATAGGGAAAGGTGGCTCAACCATAAATGATTTCCAGACGCAGTCTGGAGCACGAATTCAACTATCAcgcaattttgaattttttcctgGGACATCCGATAGGATTGTTATGGTATCTggattaattgatgatgttctcAAGGCAGTCGATCTTATCCTGTCTAAATTGCTGGATGAG TTTTATGTTGAAGAAGGCGGAGAAGATCCCCGATTTAAAGTTAGGCTGGTTGTTCCAAATGGCTGTTGTGGTGGAATAATTGGAAAGGGAGGCTCTATTATAAA GTCACTTATTGAAGATTCTCATGCCGGCATCAAAATATCCCCTCTAGATAATAGTTACCCTGGCCTATATGATAGGCTAGTAACAGTAAATGGCACTCTAAGGGAACAGATGCGGGCGATTGAGTTGATTCTGTTGAAGTTGGCAGAAGACCTCCATTATGTACAATCTGTCAGTGCACCATTTCCGTATCCAG TAGGCTACAATGGAATGAACTATGCATCAAATGGAGTTGGAGGGAAATTTCAGAATGCCAGGTCTCAGAATAAG GAGGAGAGGAGTAATTCTGTAACAATTGGTGTTGCAGATGAGCATATAGGGTTAGTTGTTGGCAGGggtggaaggaatatttttgaaattagTCAG CTTAGCGGGGCAAGAATTAAAATTTCTGAAAGGGGTGATTTCATGTCTGGGACATCTGATAG GAAAGTTACTATCACGGGAACCCAAAGAGCTATCCGTGCGGCTGAGGCTATGATATCTCGAAAGGTATCACCAGTCTCTGAGAGGTGA